The Siniperca chuatsi isolate FFG_IHB_CAS linkage group LG7, ASM2008510v1, whole genome shotgun sequence genome includes a window with the following:
- the LOC122879226 gene encoding LOW QUALITY PROTEIN: vomeronasal type-2 receptor 26-like (The sequence of the model RefSeq protein was modified relative to this genomic sequence to represent the inferred CDS: inserted 1 base in 1 codon; substituted 1 base at 1 genomic stop codon) has translation MLFHSIFHQPSLSLWFRFGVTANNSELSFLLLFSLSLCFLCSLTFIGRPSEXSCMLRHXSITFVLCISFVLGKTIVALMAFRATLPGSNVMKWFGPAQQKLNVLGSAVGFWAVLGYIGLLAMLCFILAFLARKLPDNFNEVKFITFSMLIFCAVWITFIPAYVSSPGKFSVAVEIFAILVLSFGLNLVVLVPKPNQTATVLQHLHVFIIVTMMTKVQYACHW, from the exons ATGTTATTTCATTCTATCTTTCACCAACCCAGCCTGTCTCTGTGGTTCCGTTTTGGTGTTACAGCCAACAACTCTGAGCTGAGCTTCCTGCTACTCTTCTCCTTGAgtctgtgtttcctgtgttctcTGACCTTCATCGGCCGGCCTTCTGAGTAGTCCTGCATGCTGCGAC ACAGCATCACCTTTGTCCTCTGTATCTCTTTTGTTCTGGGGAAAACAATAGTGGCGTTAATGGCCTTCAGGGCCACACTTCCTGGTAGTAATGTGATGAAATGGTTTGGGCCTGCACAGCAGAAACTCAACGTTCTGGGCTCAGCCGTAGGCTTTTGGGCTGTACTTGGTTACATAGGACTTCTGgccatgttgtgttttattcttGCTTTTCTGGCTCGGAAACTGCCTGATAATTTCAATGAAGTCAAATTTATCACTTTCAGCATGCTGATATTCTGCGCAGTATGGATCACTTTTATCCCAGCGTATGTCAGCTCTCCTGGGAAGTTCAGTGTTGCTGTGGAGATATTTGCTATTCTGGTGTTAAGCTTTGGCCTAAATCTAGTAGTTTTggtacctaaacctaaccaaactgcgactgttttacaacatttacatgtgtttattattgttaccatgatgacGAAGGTCCAGTACGCCTGTCATTGGTAA